Proteins from one Chloroflexota bacterium genomic window:
- a CDS encoding HNH endonuclease produces MDIINAPVLVLNQGYQPLNICRVRRAVILIINRKAEVIENGRGEIHAISSSFPIPSVVRLTQFVRRPRLQKKLTRFEVFNRDKHTCQYCGREIKDLTLDHVMPRSQGGTHDWGNVVSCCLSCNLRKAGRTPTQADMKLIHHPIPPPPTTFSIPYQHLSGHKEWQKFLPAAN; encoded by the coding sequence GTGGATATCATAAACGCTCCGGTTCTCGTTCTCAACCAGGGCTATCAACCCCTCAACATCTGCCGGGTCCGACGGGCAGTAATCCTGATCATTAACCGCAAGGCCGAGGTAATCGAAAATGGCCGAGGTGAGATACACGCTATCAGTAGTTCCTTTCCTATACCCTCAGTAGTCCGTCTCACGCAGTTTGTCAGACGTCCTCGTTTGCAGAAAAAGCTGACGCGTTTCGAGGTATTCAACCGTGACAAACATACCTGCCAATACTGTGGGCGTGAGATCAAGGATTTAACCCTGGATCATGTTATGCCGCGCAGCCAGGGGGGCACTCACGATTGGGGAAATGTAGTTAGCTGTTGCCTTTCCTGTAATCTGAGAAAGGCCGGGCGAACACCCACGCAGGCAGATATGAAGCTTATCCACCACCCTATCCCACCACCACCCACCACCTTCTCCATTCCTTATCAACACCTTAGCGGCCATAAAGAATGGCAGAAGTTCCTTCCAGCAGCAAACTAG
- a CDS encoding cation-translocating P-type ATPase yields the protein MEKKNWYSLTAEETIKTLSSSLQGLSREEVQRRVAQFGPNELVEKKRVAAWLMFLEQFKNFLVIILLVAVVLSAIRGEVASAVVILAIVVFATALGFVQEYRAERAMDALKKMAAPTATVLRDGRETEVPARELVPGDIFLLSTGDRIPADARLVQAINLKTDEAPLTGESIPVEKITATLPGELNVGERENMVFAGTVVVYGRGMAIVTATGMTTEFGKIAAMLQEVKSEKTPLQANLDRIGKWIGIGALVLSFVLAGVGIWRGQGVTEMFLWGISLAVAVVPEALPAVVTICLSLGVRRMLRRHALVRKMAAVETLGCTTFICSDKTGTLTQNQMTVRRLHVGGRFIDVTGIGYEPKGEFHHDGISLNPDQSTALQMLLRISAQCNDASLASLNNAWHINGDPTEGALVTLAAKAGLWQQDLNKQFPRLQEIPFSSETKRMTTIHQTPAGGVAYSKGAPESILDSCSHIYVDDQERELTREGKDRILSIAQVMAGEALRVLGMAYKRLPDAEAGGTVERDMVFVGLIGMIDPPREEVREAIKLCDEAGIKSVMITGDHRLTAVAIAKELGLLKGGVVLSGTELDGLSDTEFESLVEKIEVYARVSAAHKLRVVEALHKRGHVVAMTGDGVNDAPALKQADIGVAMGITGTDVTKEAAAMVLTDDNFASIVAAVEEGRGVVDNIKKYLMYLFSGNMGEVLALAIALLAGTRLGLKASDLPLVAAQILFINLIGDGLAAVALAVDPPTPDLMKRRPLQLKDVMFSRSVLGFTVGSAIWTGGVTLGSFVWAIDSGRSLVEAQCICFVTLLLTRLVHAFNSRSEKRSLFEIGLFTNRWLWAAVGLSLGLTTLVIYVPPLQSLFKTFSMTAKDWGVCLGFALTILVAVEVAKVLRRWWEGRLS from the coding sequence TTGGAAAAGAAGAACTGGTACAGCCTGACAGCAGAAGAAACCATTAAAACCTTGAGTTCAAGCCTGCAGGGTTTGAGCCGTGAGGAAGTGCAACGCCGTGTAGCTCAGTTTGGTCCTAATGAGCTGGTGGAAAAGAAACGCGTTGCCGCATGGCTGATGTTCCTGGAGCAATTCAAAAACTTCCTGGTCATTATCCTCCTCGTTGCGGTGGTCTTGTCTGCCATCAGAGGTGAGGTGGCTAGCGCAGTTGTCATTCTGGCCATTGTGGTTTTTGCGACTGCCCTGGGCTTTGTTCAGGAGTACCGGGCGGAGCGGGCGATGGATGCCCTTAAGAAAATGGCTGCACCTACAGCGACTGTGCTAAGAGATGGGCGGGAAACAGAGGTTCCCGCCAGAGAATTGGTGCCCGGGGACATATTCCTCCTCAGTACTGGTGATCGGATACCGGCCGATGCCCGACTCGTTCAGGCCATCAACCTCAAGACAGACGAAGCGCCTCTGACTGGAGAGAGTATCCCCGTAGAGAAAATCACCGCAACCTTGCCGGGCGAATTGAACGTGGGTGAAAGAGAAAACATGGTATTTGCCGGAACGGTGGTTGTTTATGGTCGGGGCATGGCTATTGTCACCGCTACTGGCATGACTACCGAGTTCGGCAAGATTGCCGCCATGCTGCAGGAAGTCAAGTCGGAGAAGACTCCACTCCAGGCTAATCTTGATCGCATCGGGAAGTGGATAGGCATTGGGGCCTTAGTCTTGAGCTTTGTTTTGGCCGGGGTTGGTATTTGGCGGGGGCAAGGAGTTACCGAGATGTTCCTCTGGGGCATAAGTCTGGCTGTGGCTGTTGTCCCTGAAGCCCTGCCTGCTGTAGTCACCATCTGCCTGTCACTGGGGGTCCGCAGGATGCTGCGGCGCCATGCCCTGGTGAGGAAGATGGCAGCAGTGGAAACCCTGGGCTGCACCACATTCATTTGTTCCGATAAAACCGGTACGCTTACCCAGAACCAGATGACGGTGCGCCGTCTTCATGTGGGTGGCAGATTCATTGACGTCACCGGGATCGGTTACGAACCTAAAGGGGAATTCCACCATGACGGCATCTCTCTCAACCCCGATCAATCCACGGCTTTGCAGATGTTGCTCCGTATAAGTGCTCAATGCAACGACGCTTCTTTGGCCTCACTCAATAACGCATGGCATATCAATGGCGATCCCACAGAGGGTGCTCTGGTGACGTTAGCTGCCAAGGCTGGTTTGTGGCAACAAGACCTTAACAAGCAATTCCCTCGCCTTCAAGAAATCCCCTTTTCTTCCGAGACAAAAAGGATGACCACAATTCACCAGACACCCGCAGGGGGGGTTGCCTATTCCAAAGGGGCACCGGAATCGATTCTGGATTCTTGCAGCCACATCTACGTTGACGATCAGGAAAGAGAGCTGACCAGAGAGGGCAAGGATAGAATCCTTTCCATAGCTCAAGTGATGGCAGGTGAAGCCCTGCGGGTCCTGGGCATGGCCTACAAGCGGCTTCCTGATGCGGAAGCGGGCGGGACAGTGGAAAGGGATATGGTCTTTGTCGGTCTGATTGGAATGATTGACCCGCCGCGAGAAGAAGTCAGGGAGGCGATAAAGCTCTGCGACGAAGCGGGCATAAAGTCAGTGATGATAACTGGTGACCATAGACTGACTGCTGTTGCCATCGCGAAGGAATTAGGTTTGCTTAAGGGGGGCGTTGTCCTTAGCGGCACTGAACTGGATGGCTTGAGCGATACAGAATTTGAATCTTTGGTAGAAAAAATAGAGGTCTATGCGCGGGTTTCGGCTGCCCATAAACTGCGCGTTGTCGAAGCCTTGCACAAGAGAGGCCATGTTGTGGCTATGACCGGAGACGGGGTGAATGATGCCCCGGCTTTGAAGCAAGCTGACATCGGAGTGGCTATGGGGATTACCGGTACGGATGTTACCAAGGAAGCAGCAGCTATGGTGCTCACTGATGACAACTTCGCCTCAATTGTGGCGGCAGTAGAGGAAGGGAGAGGCGTAGTTGATAACATCAAAAAGTATCTCATGTACCTTTTCTCCGGGAACATGGGAGAGGTACTGGCATTGGCAATTGCACTTCTGGCGGGGACACGCCTGGGATTGAAAGCTAGTGATTTACCTCTCGTGGCGGCGCAGATCCTGTTCATAAACCTGATCGGTGATGGATTGGCAGCCGTTGCTCTGGCAGTGGATCCGCCAACGCCCGACCTCATGAAACGACGGCCTTTGCAGCTTAAGGATGTGATGTTTTCCCGCTCCGTCCTCGGGTTTACTGTTGGCAGTGCGATATGGACAGGGGGGGTAACACTGGGCAGTTTCGTCTGGGCAATCGATTCGGGAAGGAGCCTGGTTGAGGCACAGTGCATATGCTTTGTCACTCTGTTGCTTACCAGGCTGGTGCATGCCTTCAATTCGCGTTCCGAAAAGCGCTCTCTGTTTGAAATCGGTCTTTTTACCAATAGGTGGCTATGGGCGGCAGTAGGACTCTCCCTTGGACTAACAACGCTGGTTATCTATGTGCCACCTCTGCAGAGTCTGTTCAAGACCTTCTCGATGACGGCGAAGGACTGGGGGGTATGCTTGGGATTTGCCTTAACGATTCTAGTTGCGGTGGAGGTAGCCAAGGTCCTCCGGCGGTGGTGGGAGGGGCGGTTATCCTGA
- a CDS encoding helix-turn-helix transcriptional regulator, translating into MNWKEHKKQLMKDPEFRNEYEALEPEYKLASDLIRLRLSKGLTQEELARKVHTKQSAIARLESAGSLPSLSTVKRVAEALDADLDIVIRPKTRSSARVAR; encoded by the coding sequence ATGAACTGGAAAGAACACAAGAAGCAACTTATGAAGGATCCTGAGTTCAGGAATGAATACGAGGCCTTGGAGCCGGAGTATAAGCTTGCCAGTGACTTGATCCGGTTGCGGCTATCCAAGGGATTGACTCAAGAAGAGCTCGCCAGAAAGGTGCATACCAAACAGTCAGCCATAGCTCGATTGGAGAGCGCCGGTTCTCTACCTTCACTCTCAACTGTCAAGAGAGTGGCTGAAGCCCTCGACGCCGATCTTGATATCGTGATTCGGCCTAAGACACGCTCGTCAGCTCGCGTCGCCCGATAG
- a CDS encoding type II toxin-antitoxin system RelE/ParE family toxin yields the protein MEIEFSSNRLANASVNLSEATRLFGVPIGRRYIQRLTVLRATEKFTHLYGHRALLLHALKGNRAGQYSMTLTGNYRLIVEKVQEDKVRIMDVEDYHGD from the coding sequence GTGGAGATAGAATTCTCGTCAAACCGTCTGGCCAATGCAAGTGTGAATCTTTCAGAGGCTACCCGGCTTTTCGGCGTTCCAATCGGGCGAAGGTATATTCAACGGCTGACAGTTCTGAGAGCTACGGAGAAATTCACTCATCTGTACGGGCACCGGGCGTTGCTGTTGCACGCTTTGAAAGGCAATCGCGCTGGGCAGTACTCGATGACTCTCACCGGGAACTATCGGCTTATTGTCGAGAAGGTTCAAGAAGACAAAGTGCGCATTATGGATGTGGAGGATTACCATGGTGACTAA
- a CDS encoding HigA family addiction module antitoxin, translating to MVTKTDAYPDVAIPPGEYLAEELKARGMSQKELARCMGRPLNALNEIIHGKKAITAETALQLEDVMPEIPARFWLNLETDYQLTKVLINKRTKTA from the coding sequence ATGGTGACTAAGACTGATGCTTATCCTGATGTTGCTATCCCTCCTGGAGAGTATTTGGCGGAGGAACTAAAGGCGCGAGGCATGTCTCAGAAGGAATTGGCGAGATGTATGGGACGGCCGCTAAACGCGCTAAATGAGATTATCCACGGGAAGAAAGCCATCACCGCCGAGACTGCCCTGCAACTTGAGGATGTCATGCCGGAGATACCCGCACGGTTCTGGCTGAATCTGGAGACTGACTACCAGCTTACCAAGGTGTTGATAAACAAGCGCACCAAGACTGCGTAG